One genomic segment of Pyruvatibacter mobilis includes these proteins:
- a CDS encoding SirB1 family protein — protein MTPELDRVLRAAGEAADDAIDLAETALALGASDMPDLVLDPYRAHLARIAEDVAARAAALAGPDAQSADPARREAGITRARAQALADVIAGDFGYDGDRVTYDDMANANLVRVIDRKRGLPVALGLIYIHAGRANGWAVSGVNFPGHFLVRLNGMVQGGPPPVMIDPFSGGQVLDEDEVVGLLARVRGLDEDSDGSPSQADLDQALAPVTARAVLLRLQNNIYTRALQARDTARAHAILARMTAIAPRDASLWLERGRLDGELGNLMSARQAFARAAELALADGRSHIVREARAASDSLRMRLH, from the coding sequence ATGACCCCCGAGCTCGACCGCGTTCTGCGCGCCGCCGGAGAGGCCGCCGACGACGCGATTGATCTGGCCGAAACCGCCCTGGCGCTCGGCGCCTCGGACATGCCTGATCTGGTGCTTGATCCCTACCGCGCCCATCTGGCCCGCATCGCCGAAGACGTGGCGGCCCGTGCTGCAGCCCTTGCCGGCCCCGATGCCCAGTCCGCGGATCCCGCCCGCCGCGAGGCCGGCATCACCCGCGCCCGTGCCCAGGCCCTGGCCGACGTCATCGCCGGTGACTTCGGCTATGACGGCGACCGGGTGACCTATGACGACATGGCCAATGCCAATCTGGTGCGCGTCATCGACCGCAAGCGCGGCCTGCCGGTCGCCCTCGGGCTCATCTACATTCACGCCGGCCGCGCCAATGGCTGGGCTGTCTCCGGCGTCAACTTCCCCGGCCATTTCCTCGTCCGCCTCAACGGCATGGTGCAGGGCGGCCCGCCGCCGGTGATGATCGATCCGTTCTCCGGCGGCCAGGTGCTCGACGAGGACGAAGTGGTCGGCCTCCTCGCCCGCGTGCGCGGCCTTGATGAGGACAGCGACGGCTCCCCCAGCCAGGCTGACCTTGATCAGGCCCTGGCGCCGGTCACCGCCCGTGCGGTTCTGTTACGGCTGCAGAACAATATCTACACCCGCGCCCTGCAGGCCCGCGATACCGCCCGCGCCCACGCGATCCTCGCCCGCATGACCGCCATTGCCCCGCGCGACGCGTCCCTGTGGCTTGAGCGGGGCCGCCTCGACGGCGAGCTGGGCAACCTCATGTCTGCCCGCCAGGCCTTTGCCCGCGCTGCCGAACTGGCTCTCGCCGATGGCCGCAGTCATATTGTCCGCGAGGCCCGGGCCGCCTCCGACAGCCTCCGCATGCGCCTCCACTAG
- a CDS encoding BON domain-containing protein, with amino-acid sequence MAIKMALKSSSLLALAAAGSLALAACTPVGMAVGAGATAGIAAFQERPVGEALTDTEIKLGLTDRLLKSDDGLYSKVSSKVMEGRVMMTGLVQRDEERAAATRIAWTVPGVREVINEIEISETSSLETLPSDEWIDAKLSARLLTDFSISDINYATDVTNGSVYVLGIGQDEGEIDRVAAHARDISGVRRVVMHAITVNDPRRMAERPAGVPAEQPFERQPAGERQGHVLAEAQEREDILTGQPPLRTDMSAYDDAVAIETASTSTAYQPTYQPAYEPAYQPAPAYDTGTGGPRSLSPGASAIESRDLAPVR; translated from the coding sequence ATGGCTATCAAGATGGCCCTCAAATCGTCGTCCCTTCTCGCGCTGGCAGCGGCGGGCAGTCTGGCCCTTGCGGCCTGCACCCCGGTCGGCATGGCGGTGGGCGCAGGTGCCACGGCAGGCATCGCCGCCTTCCAGGAGCGCCCCGTCGGCGAAGCGCTGACCGACACTGAAATCAAGCTCGGCCTCACCGACCGCCTGCTCAAGAGCGATGACGGTCTTTATTCCAAGGTCTCGAGCAAGGTCATGGAAGGCCGCGTGATGATGACCGGCCTCGTCCAGCGCGACGAGGAGCGGGCGGCAGCCACCCGCATCGCCTGGACCGTGCCGGGCGTGCGCGAGGTCATCAACGAGATCGAGATTTCCGAGACGTCCTCGCTGGAAACCCTGCCGTCGGATGAATGGATCGACGCCAAGCTGAGCGCCCGGCTGCTCACCGACTTCTCCATTTCCGACATCAACTACGCCACGGACGTCACCAACGGCTCTGTCTATGTCCTCGGCATCGGGCAGGACGAAGGGGAGATCGACCGGGTTGCAGCCCATGCGCGCGACATTTCCGGCGTCCGCCGCGTGGTCATGCACGCCATCACCGTCAACGACCCGCGCCGCATGGCCGAGCGCCCCGCAGGCGTCCCTGCCGAACAGCCCTTCGAGCGGCAGCCGGCGGGCGAGCGCCAGGGCCATGTGCTGGCAGAAGCCCAGGAGCGCGAAGACATCCTGACCGGACAGCCGCCCCTGCGCACCGATATGTCGGCCTATGACGATGCCGTCGCCATCGAAACGGCCAGCACCTCTACCGCCTATCAGCCCACCTATCAGCCCGCATATGAACCGGCCTACCAGCCCGCTCCGGCTTATGACACAGGCACCGGCGGGCCGCGCAGCCTGTCGCCGGGTGCCTCGGCCATCGAGAGCAGGGACTTAGCACCAGTGCGATGA
- a CDS encoding YraN family protein, whose translation MASPAPRRGNGPAKGSGTRAGKRAAERRGRHAETAAAFLLRAKGYRILARRLRTPSGEIDILARKGNLLVIVEVKARARREDAGIALTPRQQQRLTAAASWLPRWRPGLAGCDMRFDLIAVSPWRWPRHTPNAWMAM comes from the coding sequence ATGGCGTCCCCGGCCCCGCGTCGCGGCAACGGCCCCGCCAAAGGGTCCGGGACCAGGGCCGGAAAACGGGCAGCCGAGCGGCGCGGCCGCCATGCGGAAACTGCAGCCGCCTTTCTGCTCAGGGCCAAGGGCTATCGCATTCTCGCCCGCCGCCTGCGCACGCCGTCAGGCGAGATCGACATCCTGGCGCGTAAAGGCAATTTGCTTGTCATCGTTGAGGTCAAGGCCCGCGCCCGCCGGGAGGATGCGGGCATTGCCCTGACGCCGCGCCAGCAGCAGCGCCTCACTGCCGCGGCGTCCTGGCTGCCGCGCTGGCGGCCCGGCCTTGCCGGGTGCGACATGAGGTTTGACCTCATCGCCGTCAGCCCGTGGCGCTGGCCCCGGCACACACCCAACGCATGGATGGCCATGTAA
- the rsmI gene encoding 16S rRNA (cytidine(1402)-2'-O)-methyltransferase, which translates to MASAQQHPQASGENKASGSRLRSPLGPGLHIAATPIGNAQDVSLRLLDAFASADLVLCEDTRETGKLLAIHGLSARLESYHEHNAERMRPRVLARLADGAAILLVSDAGTPLVSDPGYKLVRDVIAEGHAVTALPGPSSVLAALCIAGLPTDRFFFQGFLPPKSGARDKAIAALAEIPATLVILETAKRLPQTLRALASGLGAREAAVTRELTKKFEEARRGPLPDLAAHYEAEGPPRGEIVLVVGPATAGGDTDEDADALLDRALTEAMRHDSASRAAAEVARTLGIPRKRAYARALELADAGPSASEERGSEESASEERGN; encoded by the coding sequence TCGCCCCTGGGCCCGGGTCTGCACATTGCCGCAACACCCATCGGCAACGCGCAGGATGTCAGCCTGCGCCTGCTCGACGCCTTTGCGTCGGCTGATCTCGTGCTCTGCGAAGACACCCGAGAGACTGGCAAGCTGCTTGCGATCCACGGCCTGTCCGCCCGGCTCGAGAGCTATCACGAGCACAATGCTGAGCGCATGCGCCCGCGCGTGCTGGCGCGGCTGGCGGACGGCGCGGCCATTCTCCTCGTCAGCGATGCGGGCACGCCGCTTGTGTCCGACCCGGGCTACAAGCTGGTGCGCGACGTGATTGCCGAAGGCCATGCGGTGACGGCCCTGCCCGGCCCTTCCTCTGTCCTCGCCGCGTTGTGCATCGCAGGCCTGCCGACAGACCGCTTTTTCTTCCAGGGCTTCCTGCCCCCAAAATCCGGCGCGCGCGACAAGGCCATCGCCGCCCTTGCCGAAATTCCCGCAACCCTCGTCATCCTCGAGACCGCCAAGCGCCTGCCGCAAACCCTGCGCGCGCTTGCCTCCGGCCTCGGCGCGCGGGAGGCCGCTGTCACCCGCGAACTCACCAAGAAGTTCGAGGAAGCCCGCCGCGGCCCCCTGCCTGACCTCGCCGCCCATTACGAAGCCGAAGGCCCGCCACGCGGTGAAATCGTGCTGGTGGTCGGCCCGGCAACAGCCGGCGGTGACACGGACGAAGACGCCGATGCCCTGCTGGACAGGGCACTGACCGAAGCCATGCGCCACGACAGCGCCAGCCGTGCCGCCGCCGAAGTGGCACGCACCCTGGGCATCCCCCGCAAGCGCGCCTATGCCCGGGCGCTGGAGCTGGCCGACGCAGGCCCCTCCGCCAGCGAGGAGCGCGGCAGCGAAGAGTCCGCCAGCGAGGAGCGCGGCAACTGA